A single genomic interval of Microbacterium sp. zg-Y1090 harbors:
- a CDS encoding orotidine 5'-phosphate decarboxylase / HUMPS family protein translates to MSTTIRGLTRASITRPLVQISLDLTSSRDALQTAAVAVEAGADWIEVGTPLVLAEGLHAVRALRKEFPRHPLIVDLKTMDGGYLEAEMMGDAGADAVIVMGRAHDATIDAVVAAGERFGMLVMGDDLGAPDRVAECARLESLGVGMVIHHIGYDHRNAHPDEGLSPLTDLPAIVAATSVPVQAVGGLSIEQAVGCPALGAPVVVFGAPLAIDGRSFAAADGDLLGVLTEACARVHSAPVRYGPGGA, encoded by the coding sequence GTGTCCACGACCATTCGCGGGCTCACACGCGCGTCGATCACCCGTCCCCTCGTGCAGATCTCACTCGATCTCACCAGCAGCCGTGACGCCCTGCAGACGGCCGCCGTGGCCGTGGAGGCCGGCGCGGACTGGATCGAAGTCGGCACTCCCCTCGTGCTGGCCGAAGGGCTGCACGCGGTGCGCGCGCTCCGGAAGGAGTTCCCCCGCCATCCGCTCATCGTCGATCTGAAGACCATGGACGGCGGCTACCTCGAGGCCGAGATGATGGGCGATGCCGGAGCCGACGCCGTCATCGTCATGGGCCGTGCCCACGACGCGACGATCGACGCGGTCGTCGCGGCGGGCGAGAGGTTCGGCATGCTCGTCATGGGCGACGACCTCGGGGCACCGGATCGGGTGGCGGAGTGCGCCCGCCTCGAGTCGCTGGGGGTGGGCATGGTCATCCACCACATCGGCTACGACCATCGCAACGCCCACCCCGATGAGGGCCTGTCTCCCCTCACCGATCTGCCCGCGATCGTCGCCGCGACGAGTGTTCCCGTGCAGGCCGTGGGTGGGCTCTCGATCGAGCAGGCTGTGGGGTGCCCAGCCCTGGGCGCTCCCGTGGTGGTCTTCGGCGCTCCCTTGGCCATCGACGGCAGATCCTTCGCCGCTGCGGACGGAGACCTCCTGGGCGTGCTGACGGAGGCGTGCGCGCGCGTCCACAGCGCGCCGGTGCGCTATGGACCGGGCGGGGCCTGA
- a CDS encoding NAD(P)-dependent oxidoreductase, whose protein sequence is MKLLIPDIVDAPSAPDGVEMVAYDPSSPIPDLHVDAEGLVVWGVPNDLLADAATRLQRLRWVQLLSAGSDAALAAGFPDHVAITSGRSLHDAPVAEHALALTLAAARRLNLLVRAQIGHRWAGELGGIQAEPSPGVFSTLRDANVVIWGFGSIGSALAPHLRALGASVTGVGRRPRREGDIEVVTDEQLPQLFATTDVVIMILPAGDETEHALSAALLAALPPHAWVINVGRGSTIDEQALVQALRADRIGGAALDVTTEEPLPASSPLWDLPNVIITPHAAGGRPLGAAELIAANLRAYRRGEQLRNLVRAAKEV, encoded by the coding sequence CGGACATCGTCGACGCGCCCTCGGCGCCCGACGGCGTCGAAATGGTCGCCTACGATCCGTCGTCACCCATCCCCGACCTGCACGTCGATGCCGAGGGTCTGGTCGTGTGGGGCGTGCCGAACGACCTCCTCGCCGACGCGGCGACCCGATTGCAGCGCCTCCGGTGGGTGCAGCTGCTCTCCGCCGGCAGCGATGCCGCGCTCGCGGCCGGCTTCCCGGACCATGTGGCGATCACCAGCGGGCGCTCGCTGCACGATGCGCCCGTCGCCGAGCACGCCCTGGCACTCACTCTCGCCGCGGCGCGGCGGCTCAACCTGCTCGTGCGAGCGCAGATCGGCCACCGCTGGGCCGGTGAGCTGGGCGGCATCCAGGCCGAACCGAGCCCGGGGGTGTTCTCCACCTTGCGGGACGCGAACGTCGTGATCTGGGGATTCGGCAGCATCGGGTCGGCCCTCGCCCCGCATCTTCGCGCGCTGGGAGCCTCCGTCACGGGCGTCGGACGTCGACCGCGCCGCGAGGGCGACATCGAGGTCGTCACCGACGAGCAGCTGCCACAGCTGTTCGCGACCACCGACGTCGTGATCATGATCCTTCCCGCCGGCGACGAGACGGAGCACGCCCTGAGTGCCGCGCTGCTGGCAGCTCTGCCGCCGCACGCCTGGGTCATCAATGTCGGTCGCGGCAGCACCATCGATGAGCAGGCTCTTGTGCAGGCCCTACGTGCGGACCGGATCGGCGGCGCCGCCTTGGACGTCACGACCGAGGAGCCCCTGCCGGCATCCTCGCCCCTGTGGGACCTGCCCAACGTGATCATCACTCCGCACGCTGCGGGAGGCCGCCCGCTCGGGGCGGCGGAGCTGATCGCCGCGAACCTGCGGGCCTATCGGCGCGGCGAACAGCTGCGCAATCTCGTCCGAGCAGCGAAGGAGGTGTGA